GCATCTACCACCTGGATCGCGGTTATGAGAAGATTGAACAGAAACTGGCGGCGCTGGGAGCTCGCATCTGGCGCGAACAGGAGTGATACGAATGAGTGACTGGATCACCTTCGCCCTGCCGAAAGGGCGGATTATGCAGGATTCCATGGAATTGTTCAGCCGTATCGGCATTACCTGCCCGGAAATGGAAGGGGAGAGCCGTAAGCTGGTTTTTGAAAATCCTGAGCAGAAGTTCCGTTTCATGGCGGTGCGGGCGACGGATGTTCCGACCTATGTCGAATATGGCTGCGCCGATCTCGGGGTGGTCGGCAAGGATACCCTGCTGGAGCAGGGGAAGAATCTTTACGAGCCCCTGGATCTCAAGTTCGGCTACTGCCGCCTGGTGGTCGCCGAACCGAAAGCCCTGCAGGACTCGGATAACCCGCTGAATTGGTCGAACATTCGGGTGGCAACCAAGTATCCGAATATTACCGAGCGCTATTTTGCCGGCAAAGGGGTGCAGGTCGAACTGATCAAGCTCTATGGTTCCATTGAGCTGGCGCCCCTGGTCGGTCTGTCCGAGCGGATTGTCGACCTGGTCTCCACCGGCGGTACGCTCAAAGCGAACAACCTGGTCGAGGTCGAAACCATCGCCGAAGTGACCAGCCGACTGATTGTCAATCGGGCCAGCCTGAAGACCAAGTATCAGCGCATCAGCCAGATTATCGAAGGCCTGGAAGAGGTCATCGGTGACGAGGTGAAGATCTCCCTCTGAGCGCTATGACG
This genomic window from Pelobacter seleniigenes DSM 18267 contains:
- the hisG gene encoding ATP phosphoribosyltransferase; protein product: MSDWITFALPKGRIMQDSMELFSRIGITCPEMEGESRKLVFENPEQKFRFMAVRATDVPTYVEYGCADLGVVGKDTLLEQGKNLYEPLDLKFGYCRLVVAEPKALQDSDNPLNWSNIRVATKYPNITERYFAGKGVQVELIKLYGSIELAPLVGLSERIVDLVSTGGTLKANNLVEVETIAEVTSRLIVNRASLKTKYQRISQIIEGLEEVIGDEVKISL